The Brassica oleracea var. oleracea cultivar TO1000 chromosome C6, BOL, whole genome shotgun sequence genomic interval GGTTCCTCTATTGATGGATGTTTTATAGGCAAGTTAAGTTCTGGTCCCTGTGGACAAAGATCTAAGCATATACTCTCCTCTTATCCAACTTAATAATATGCATATAAGTGCGCACAGATTTAATATCATAATATATTTACAGTAGAAACGCTATAAATGAATATTCGATAAATTAATAAATTTTTCTGGTCCTGAATTGGATCGATTCAACATATAACTCAAATCGATAAAATACTAAGATAATATTTGTTTAGAAAGTATGGTCCCATTAAAATCATAAATTGATAATCTATCTATATATATTTTAAAAAAAAAAATCAATATATTTTAATAATATTTAGTAAAATCATATCGAAAACCCCATTTAAATTCTATAAAATAAAAAATATACATCAAATGAAATAGTAAAACAATATGAAAGTTTAACTTCTAAAAATTTAATTAATGTATACACATTAAAATCAACTATTTTCATATTTTATAAATAAAATATTCAAAATAGAAAAAAAAAATCTAACAATAAAACTTTTTGTAAATTAATAATAACTCTTAGTCCCAACATTAATAGAATTTTTACTGTACTATGAAAATGAGATTAACATGTATTAAAATGATAATTATATTTTGCAGAAAGAATATGATTTTATTGCACTAAACAAACATACAGAATACAGACAACATGTTCCCTTGATTTTTTTTTTTTCTGGAAACTTATACAGATCCAATCTGGAAGTTTGCACACAAAGGGAGATTTTCTTACACATATTATCAACAATTGGGGAATCATAAAAGTAGTTTATAGAGCTAATACCATTTGGTATTTTATATGGCGGCCACTGGCTTTGTACTCTATAAGGTAACATTCATTCTATCCACTGCTCTATCTTTGGTTGCCTGTAATGTGACTTGATGAGCTTTTAGTCCTATCTTCGGACCATGATGCATCTACAGAAGGGAGTTGGTACTCATCAGGTTTCAATGCCAAGGCAAAATCAGGAAGAGTTGGCGCCGTCTCCATGATTCTATAAATGAACACCAACAAAACATTGATGAGCATTTTACAGCAAAAGAGACGACAGAGAAACCAAACAAACATGTCAAGCTGAAACTCACTTTTCATATGAGTATAGATCACGGTTTATCCTGACTTTACTTGAAGTTTCTTTCGGTATTTTCTCTGATAGATACTTCATTGTCCCGAAAAGCGGTGGGGTCCTGAATTAAAACGTTTATGGATATATTAATGACCGACAGATAGATAGGTAGATAGATACAGGTGATCAAACTACAAAAGGTACATGAGATGGAGTTACCTTGACGTGGGTGAAGATGCATTGAATGCCTCACTTGCTTTCTTGCTTTCTTTGAAACATTCATCTGCAGCTTGTAAGGCAGCAACCGCCATGCCATGTGATTTCTCTGTGTTTCCTTCATCAAGAATCAATCCATGGTAGTAGTAAGCTGCAGCCTGGCATTACCAATACACATAGATACCAAGTGGCTTAGCAAGAAAATGGAAATAGAAGACAAAAGTAAGCCTTGTATAGATAACTAGAGTTTATTAGAGTTTATCTAGAATGATGTTCAAACAGTACCTTAGCTTCAACATATTTCCACTTAACAAAGAGCATATGCTTTTCTCCCCAGCCATTTGCTAATGGAAGATTCGTTAAGTTGTCCTGTGCCTGATCAGCGTTCATCAAAAAGTGTTTCAACCCGCGGAAATCATCATTAACTTTACATTAGAAAATACATATCAACTATTCCATGAGCCTTTCAGAAAAGAGGGGGGCAAAAGTAGTAATTAAAGCTTTCTTCTAGATGGTCTTCTCTCGTTTAAATAAATGATATAGCGATAGAGAATAAACTAGTAAGCACATTTAGTCCTATGATCCTAGTTCCGCCCTCAAACCTGGGTGTGATCAGCCGCCACAAGTTAGTGTGACACTTTCGAGATAGTGACATCACCACTTATTTTTCTTCTTTCATTTTGTTTATTGACTTTTTCCCCATTAATATAAGTGGATGATACTCACTAATCCCATTAACAACAACTAATCTATGTAGCGGCATCCTATTTAATTATTATACTGAAGTAATAACAAAAGAGGTTATACAAGAAAACAAATTTGATTAGCTAAAGGATTACCTGCTGCCAGTATTTCACCATTTCACATGAAAGTCTTCGTTTCACTGCGAGAGTGGCTTTTGAGCTATCAATCGCAATACCAAGTTGGATATCAACACCCTGAATCAGAAACGCAGAGATTTTAAACCTTTAAAAAGAGATTTGAAAATGCTATTCTATATCTAACCTAGGCTCACGAAAACTATGGTTCACAGATATACTAGGAAACACATGTAGCACATCATAGGTAGTTAAATATATCCCAGAGGTTCTACCTGGCCTAATGCTTGCAAGCAAAGAGCCCGTAGAGCTCCTTCTGCTAGGTCAACAGGTAAACTTCTCCTGTAGAACAGGAGAAAACATAAAAAGGGGCCATGTCAATAAGGCTGTTCACAAGTATCAATAATTATAACAGTTGACAATAGAAACTATATCATATATGAACCTTTGCTCGGCTGAAAACTGAGGGAGGACATGCTTGACAGCACAGTCAAGGTATCCAGCTGCCCTTAAGAATATATCAATTGAAGCTCGTCTGTTTTCTATAATAGATTTTTAAAAAACGTATAACGTTAATCCTTCAATCCGCTTTGGATGGCTAAAGAGGACTCAAAACACAACTCACAAATTCAATTCTCGAGAATAATGTGGTGCTTATGAGTTCTGAAGATCTAACCTTCAGATACTTTTGGATGGTAGCCATCAGTGGAACCTCTAGGAAGCAGCAGCAAATTGGCTTGTGACATTTGTAGCATTGCCATTAGATGCAAAACCGACAGTACTTCATACCAAACGTTTGACATGGCTGTTTCCTGGATAGAGGTAAATATAATCTTGTCATATACTCAAACCACCTTCAACGTAAAAGTTAAAGCCAAAGAACTAACAAAACAGCACAGTT includes:
- the LOC106296337 gene encoding uncharacterized protein LOC106296337; the encoded protein is MGCFASTPKDSGGNRRKPTSIGDVSVYVPGLRIPKPVEFSQSLGDQLPKTFVERLTALRTRIVVMANQEGPTITRTRRKTQHGGSTLADLHQALEDYLPVLLGLTKDGSQLQFKVQFNWINQEDEEEETAMSNVWYEVLSVLHLMAMLQMSQANLLLLPRGSTDGYHPKVSEENRRASIDIFLRAAGYLDCAVKHVLPQFSAEQRRSLPVDLAEGALRALCLQALGQGVDIQLGIAIDSSKATLAVKRRLSCEMVKYWQQAQDNLTNLPLANGWGEKHMLFVKWKYVEAKAAAYYYHGLILDEGNTEKSHGMAVAALQAADECFKESKKASEAFNASSPTSRTPPLFGTMKYLSEKIPKETSSKVRINRDLYSYEKIMETAPTLPDFALALKPDEYQLPSVDASWSEDRTKSSSSHITGNQR